The nucleotide sequence TGTATATGACTATTTTAACAAACGTTATTTTGATCAAGCTTATGTACTCGATAAGTTTTCAGTGAACACTGATCAACTTATTGATTATTGGGCACTGACTGGTGATACCACCAACAAGATCCCCGGTGTTGCAGGTATAGGACCGGTGACAGCTACAGAATTATTAAAAGAACATGGCAGTGTCGCAGCAATATTAGCCGCCGATAATTTAAAACGTACGGTTGCAAATAAAATGAAAGATGCAGAAATGCAAACTAAGCTGGCACAACAGCTTTTAACGTTAAAACAAGACATCCCATTAGGATTCAATTTAAAAGATATTCGTCTTCATTTAGAAGCCGAAAATACATAAATATCTCAGAAAGGTAAACAATGAGTAAAAAAGTTATATTTTGGATTTTTATCGCTATTATCGCTTATGGTGTATTTGCCATGGCAGTTATGCACTTTTACAAAGATACACCAGATAAAATGCAATGGGATGAGCGTGAAGGCTTTAACCGAACGTATATCGCTAAGTTACAACTCGATTCTATTAGCACAGATCAAATCATCATAGATTTAGGTAGCCCAGATCTGACTGAAGCAAAAAAAGTAGAACAGGATAGTTACCAAGTCATGTTTTACCGAACTCAACATAAAGAGTCTGATGGCATCACCACTCAAGATGAATGCACGGCATTACTATTTAAAAATGGTCAGTTAATTGGTATCGGTGATAGTGCTTATCTCGACTACAAAAATAGCTTTAAAATCGATTAAAGCACACATTAAATTTTCATAAAAAAGGCTAAGATGTCTTCGATATCTTAGCCTTTTTTAACTTTACAGCAATGCTGCGGTGACAATTCACTAAGCAACGATTAAAACTCGATACTAAGCCAATAATATCACCGCAATTTAAGCCTAGGTTCTCGTTAAAACGCGTAAATGTACGGTTACTT is from Thalassotalea crassostreae and encodes:
- a CDS encoding DUF3192 domain-containing protein, which produces MSKKVIFWIFIAIIAYGVFAMAVMHFYKDTPDKMQWDEREGFNRTYIAKLQLDSISTDQIIIDLGSPDLTEAKKVEQDSYQVMFYRTQHKESDGITTQDECTALLFKNGQLIGIGDSAYLDYKNSFKID